One stretch of Schlesneria sp. DSM 10557 DNA includes these proteins:
- a CDS encoding DEAD/DEAH box helicase, whose product MNTPPPGTISRDELALRYLDSLPYVPYPVQEEALLAWFESTQGVMVCAPTGTGKTLIAEAAAFEALHTGQTIYYTTPLIALTDQKFSELQDSAERWGFRRDQVGLVTGNRRVNPQANVLVVVAEILLNRLLTSHWAAHEEAAAEKVRQIAAEHLKAESAKHHAGGLHSYKDLIGWDDELVEELAEEEASPSGPATPLALDFDRVSAVVMDEFHNFSDPERGIVWEFSLALLPKHVRLMLLSATIGNSAKFISWCSRTHDRPLELVQSTDRRIPLQFHWISDALLTDHLEDMAAGDEVRRKTPALVFCFNRDECWNVAEELKGKSMLASGQQKKLVAALEKYEWKQGVGPKLKQLLMRGVGVHHAGLLPKYKKIVEDLFQQKLLTICVCTETLAAGINLPARSVVLPSLMKGKPGDLKLIDASSAHQIFGRAGRPQYDTEGHVFALAHEDDVRILRWREQYDSIPEDTKDFGLLKAKKALKKKMPTRNPNRQYWNEQQFEKLRFATPGDLVSRGPLPWRLLAYMLQLSPEVDRLRRLVQKRLMEPKQLEAAEKHLERMLISLHAGDFVKLTPEPPAPPSPTQPPPPNAPAAAAAPVEEETRKSTWLSKHLQKSVDAKHEAKTGKKIDRAAEEREKNRYRPQLAEPTERLEQLFAFRSLNPVYGMFLLEHLGLADWTERMLIFESVLELPRALIRHVRVPPPFRLPPGPLALERLDMEIVQRGLLPASDLYPEFDPDIPPEERKYAPTLADKLRMLFDSEYPDVTDVSVQPVMVATELLLNWNGNFFNFVSSRDLGRQEGLIFRHLLRMVLLLDEFRQVTPVGVDPVEWQNELAETAERLTACCRSVDPTWTDSMLAQQDNADFIER is encoded by the coding sequence ATGAATACCCCGCCCCCCGGAACGATTTCTCGCGACGAACTGGCTCTCCGCTATCTCGATTCGCTCCCTTACGTCCCCTATCCCGTTCAGGAAGAAGCCCTGCTGGCCTGGTTTGAGTCCACGCAGGGAGTCATGGTCTGTGCCCCCACGGGAACCGGTAAGACCCTGATCGCTGAAGCCGCCGCCTTCGAGGCGCTCCACACCGGTCAGACGATTTACTACACCACGCCTCTGATCGCGCTGACAGACCAGAAGTTTTCCGAGTTGCAAGACTCGGCCGAACGTTGGGGGTTCCGTCGAGATCAGGTGGGACTTGTGACGGGAAACCGACGAGTTAACCCACAGGCGAACGTGCTGGTCGTCGTCGCAGAAATCCTGTTGAACCGCCTGCTGACTTCGCACTGGGCCGCTCATGAAGAGGCGGCCGCGGAAAAAGTCCGGCAGATCGCTGCGGAACACCTGAAGGCGGAATCGGCCAAGCACCATGCCGGGGGGCTTCATTCCTACAAGGATCTGATCGGGTGGGATGACGAACTGGTTGAAGAACTGGCGGAAGAAGAGGCCAGCCCATCCGGACCCGCGACCCCGTTGGCGCTGGACTTTGACCGCGTCTCGGCCGTTGTCATGGATGAATTCCACAATTTCTCCGATCCCGAACGCGGGATCGTCTGGGAATTCTCGCTGGCATTGCTCCCCAAGCACGTTCGCCTGATGCTGTTGTCGGCAACGATCGGGAATTCTGCCAAGTTCATCTCGTGGTGCAGCCGAACGCACGATCGTCCACTCGAACTGGTGCAGAGCACGGATCGCCGGATTCCGCTGCAGTTTCACTGGATTAGTGATGCGCTGCTGACGGACCACCTGGAGGACATGGCAGCAGGTGATGAAGTCCGGCGAAAGACCCCGGCACTTGTCTTCTGCTTCAACCGGGACGAATGCTGGAATGTGGCGGAGGAATTGAAAGGCAAGTCGATGCTGGCGAGTGGTCAGCAGAAAAAGCTGGTCGCCGCGCTGGAAAAGTACGAATGGAAACAGGGGGTCGGCCCCAAACTGAAGCAACTGCTGATGCGCGGTGTTGGCGTTCATCATGCCGGTCTGCTGCCAAAATATAAAAAGATCGTCGAAGACCTCTTCCAGCAGAAACTGCTTACGATCTGTGTCTGTACGGAAACGCTGGCAGCGGGAATCAATCTTCCTGCCCGCTCGGTCGTCCTCCCCTCATTGATGAAGGGGAAGCCCGGTGATCTGAAGTTGATCGATGCAAGTTCCGCACATCAGATTTTTGGTCGTGCAGGACGCCCTCAGTACGACACGGAAGGTCACGTCTTCGCCCTGGCGCATGAAGACGACGTCCGCATTCTTCGGTGGCGCGAACAATATGATTCGATCCCGGAAGACACCAAAGATTTCGGGCTGCTCAAGGCCAAAAAAGCACTCAAAAAGAAGATGCCGACGCGGAATCCCAACCGGCAGTACTGGAACGAACAGCAATTCGAGAAGCTCCGTTTCGCGACGCCAGGCGATCTCGTCAGTCGGGGTCCACTCCCCTGGCGCCTGCTGGCTTATATGCTTCAACTCTCACCCGAAGTCGATCGTCTGCGACGCCTGGTCCAGAAGCGATTGATGGAGCCAAAGCAACTGGAAGCCGCCGAAAAACATCTGGAACGCATGCTGATCTCGCTGCACGCAGGTGATTTCGTCAAGCTCACCCCGGAACCTCCCGCACCTCCCAGCCCGACTCAACCGCCCCCCCCCAACGCTCCGGCCGCTGCGGCGGCCCCGGTAGAAGAAGAAACCCGCAAGTCGACCTGGCTGTCGAAGCACTTGCAGAAGTCGGTGGACGCCAAACACGAAGCCAAAACGGGTAAGAAAATCGACCGGGCTGCGGAAGAACGGGAAAAGAACCGCTACCGACCGCAACTCGCGGAGCCGACCGAACGCCTGGAACAACTTTTCGCATTTCGCAGCCTGAATCCGGTCTATGGGATGTTTCTGCTGGAACATCTCGGCCTGGCTGACTGGACCGAGCGAATGCTCATATTTGAAAGCGTCCTGGAACTTCCCCGCGCGCTGATCCGCCATGTTCGCGTTCCGCCTCCGTTCCGACTGCCCCCGGGTCCGCTCGCCCTGGAACGACTGGATATGGAGATCGTTCAAAGAGGGCTGCTCCCCGCGTCGGACCTTTATCCCGAGTTTGATCCGGATATCCCCCCGGAAGAACGAAAGTATGCACCGACGCTCGCCGACAAACTGCGCATGCTGTTTGACTCGGAATATCCCGACGTCACGGATGTCAGTGTTCAGCCAGTCATGGTCGCGACGGAGTTGCTGCTGAACTGGAACGGTAATTTCTTCAACTTTGTCTCCAGCCGAGATCTCGGCCGACAGGAAGGGTTGATCTTCCGCCATCTGCTCAGAATGGTCCTGTTGCTGGACGAATTCCGGCAGGTGACGCCCGTAGGAGTCGACCCTGTGGAATGGCAGAACGAACTTGCTGAAACGGCCGAGCGATTGACCGCCTGTTGCCGCTCCGTTGATCCGACCTGGACCGATTCGATGCTCGCCCAGCAGGACAATGCCGATTTCATCGAGCGTTAG
- the nadD gene encoding nicotinate-nucleotide adenylyltransferase: protein MRLGIYGGTFDPIHYAHLVLAEQCREQCRLDEVWFVPAALPPHKLTSNISSAHARFDMIELAIAGHPEFRISRIELDRVGPSFTVTTLEQLKSQDASRDLFLLIGADSLNDLPQWREPRRILELATVVAVNRGDRPLPGTQALRQAVGPIVDERVTFVSMPGSDLSSTEIRKRVREGRSIRYLVPRAVEMYIRENHLYEDSEKDASA from the coding sequence ATGCGGCTGGGGATTTATGGTGGGACGTTTGATCCCATTCACTACGCACATCTCGTGCTGGCAGAACAATGCCGCGAGCAGTGCCGATTGGACGAAGTCTGGTTTGTGCCCGCGGCGTTACCACCCCACAAGCTGACTAGTAACATCTCGTCCGCCCACGCCCGCTTTGACATGATCGAGCTGGCCATCGCAGGTCACCCTGAGTTCCGCATCAGCCGGATCGAACTGGACCGCGTCGGTCCCTCGTTCACCGTCACCACGCTGGAACAACTGAAGTCTCAGGACGCATCGCGCGATCTGTTCCTGCTGATCGGGGCCGATTCACTGAATGACCTCCCACAGTGGCGCGAACCGCGTCGCATCCTCGAACTGGCGACCGTTGTCGCCGTAAATCGCGGGGATCGACCGCTGCCGGGGACCCAGGCACTTCGGCAGGCAGTCGGCCCCATCGTCGATGAACGGGTCACCTTCGTTTCGATGCCCGGATCTGATCTCTCTTCGACCGAAATCCGCAAACGGGTTCGGGAAGGGCGGAGCATCCGATATCTGGTGCCCCGCGCCGTCGAAATGTATATCCGTGAAAATCACCTGTATGAAGACAGTGAAAAGGACGCATCAGCATGA
- a CDS encoding M48 family metallopeptidase: protein MSFGGPRYPRRSSRGNDLQIGLLVRMIPIIFGVCAVGFTMVRGCQQGPFGRVQVVAMNPAQEAKLGLQAFREVLSDAQVVRQGPAASKVREIAERLIEATSNESFQKLVGTPIPDFDWQLEVVHDRQVNAFCLPGGKIVVYTAILPVAETDAGLATVVGHEIAHALAHHGAERMAQQQMVQIGLVSASASMGDMDASRRQQLLSVLNAGAKFGILSYSRKHESEADHMGLLLMAAAGYDPKESIRFWERMTATTGGGQAPPEFMSTHPNHQTRIRDLTRWMPEAEALYQRSPLKSRTEVLPEH from the coding sequence ATGAGTTTCGGAGGCCCCCGTTACCCCCGGCGATCTTCACGAGGCAACGACCTGCAGATTGGACTTCTGGTCCGCATGATCCCGATTATTTTCGGCGTCTGCGCTGTGGGTTTCACCATGGTCCGGGGTTGCCAGCAGGGTCCCTTCGGTCGTGTCCAGGTGGTGGCGATGAATCCCGCTCAGGAAGCGAAACTGGGTCTCCAGGCTTTCCGCGAAGTCCTCAGTGACGCCCAGGTCGTCAGACAGGGGCCTGCAGCCAGTAAAGTTCGCGAGATCGCCGAACGCCTGATCGAAGCGACCAGCAATGAGTCCTTCCAGAAACTGGTGGGCACGCCGATCCCGGATTTCGATTGGCAACTTGAAGTGGTCCATGATCGTCAGGTCAACGCCTTTTGCCTGCCGGGGGGTAAGATCGTGGTCTACACGGCCATTCTGCCCGTTGCCGAAACGGATGCGGGGCTCGCAACGGTCGTCGGCCATGAAATTGCCCATGCGCTGGCTCATCATGGCGCCGAGCGAATGGCGCAGCAGCAAATGGTTCAGATTGGCCTGGTCTCGGCGAGTGCCTCGATGGGAGACATGGATGCTTCCCGGCGGCAACAGCTTCTTTCAGTACTTAATGCCGGAGCCAAGTTCGGCATCCTCAGCTACAGCCGAAAACATGAATCGGAAGCAGATCACATGGGTCTGCTGCTGATGGCCGCAGCGGGCTATGATCCGAAGGAATCGATTCGATTCTGGGAACGGATGACGGCTACAACCGGGGGAGGGCAGGCACCGCCGGAATTCATGTCGACTCACCCCAACCATCAGACACGAATTCGAGACCTGACCCGCTGGATGCCCGAGGCCGAGGCGCTGTATCAACGCAGCCCGCTGAAATCACGGACCGAAGTTCTTCCCGAACACTGA
- the cysE gene encoding serine O-acetyltransferase yields MPLNTVQPPVEMADGLSLRVPDRNSVDSSDEGPLPSYHSADAVWDSICREARDEERRGSCLCAFLNETVLQSAHLEQALSSILCAKLATESVGKDRIQSLLMVAYQSSAAIRLAIRNDLQAIVDRDPVAKGYLAPFVFFKGFQALQAYRVANWHWNHDGQFLAAFLQSRISEVFAVDIHPAARIGSGILMDHATGIVVGETSVIEDNVSILHEVTLGGTGKQSGDRHPKVRQGVLIGAGAKILGNVEIGAGAKIGAGSVVLDSVPPHCTAAGVPARIVARNSPKMPALDMDQQFPHHFEDGSGI; encoded by the coding sequence ATGCCGTTGAATACAGTTCAGCCGCCGGTCGAAATGGCGGATGGCCTTTCTTTGCGGGTACCAGATCGAAACAGTGTTGATTCCAGTGACGAGGGTCCCCTTCCATCTTATCACTCTGCAGATGCAGTCTGGGATTCCATCTGTCGCGAGGCGCGCGACGAAGAGCGGCGTGGTTCCTGCTTGTGCGCGTTTCTTAACGAGACCGTTCTCCAGTCTGCTCATCTCGAACAGGCTCTCTCCAGCATTCTCTGTGCAAAGCTGGCGACCGAATCTGTCGGCAAAGATCGGATCCAATCACTGCTGATGGTGGCGTATCAATCCAGCGCCGCCATTCGTCTTGCGATCCGTAACGATCTCCAGGCGATTGTGGATCGGGACCCTGTTGCCAAGGGGTATCTGGCTCCTTTTGTGTTCTTTAAAGGGTTTCAGGCGCTACAGGCATATCGGGTTGCCAACTGGCACTGGAATCACGACGGTCAATTTCTGGCGGCCTTCCTGCAAAGCCGCATCTCCGAGGTCTTTGCTGTCGACATCCATCCGGCCGCCCGCATCGGTTCGGGCATTCTCATGGACCATGCGACGGGGATCGTGGTGGGGGAAACGTCGGTGATCGAAGACAATGTCTCGATTCTGCACGAAGTGACGCTGGGGGGAACGGGGAAGCAGTCGGGCGACCGGCACCCGAAAGTTCGTCAGGGGGTACTGATCGGGGCGGGAGCCAAGATCCTGGGGAACGTCGAGATTGGCGCAGGAGCCAAGATCGGGGCGGGAAGCGTCGTCCTCGATTCGGTTCCCCCGCACTGCACGGCAGCCGGCGTTCCCGCCCGAATCGTTGCGAGAAACAGTCCCAAGATGCCGGCTCTGGATATGGACCAGCAGTTTCCACATCACTTCGAGGATGGCAGCGGAATCTGA
- a CDS encoding DUF2292 domain-containing protein, which produces MSAASTLVLNDQPLSSTYEIPENVAENIRHALRGLQFGEITIMVRNGSVVQIERVARKRQFKSNQND; this is translated from the coding sequence ATGTCTGCAGCTTCCACTCTTGTCCTTAACGACCAGCCATTGTCGTCCACGTATGAGATTCCCGAGAACGTCGCTGAAAATATCCGGCACGCGCTGCGGGGGCTTCAATTCGGCGAAATTACCATTATGGTAAGAAATGGCAGCGTTGTTCAGATCGAACGAGTTGCCAGAAAGCGGCAATTCAAGTCAAATCAGAATGACTAG
- a CDS encoding BON domain-containing protein codes for MVAANHLYQSVTNFETGTRVTKTLMSYDDARFRRVNAVAFCGIVELSGQVATYFDKLLAIGIAEKVDGVSTVVESIRIHSAGHSVRDGLDSQYHMQAEAPPAVGDEGFCRRFDLPHE; via the coding sequence ATGGTTGCAGCAAATCATCTCTATCAGTCGGTCACAAATTTTGAGACCGGAACCCGTGTTACGAAAACTTTGATGAGCTACGACGACGCTCGCTTTCGACGTGTCAACGCTGTGGCGTTCTGCGGGATCGTCGAACTGTCGGGTCAGGTTGCCACGTACTTCGACAAACTGCTGGCGATCGGCATCGCAGAAAAGGTGGATGGCGTATCGACGGTGGTGGAGTCAATCCGGATCCATTCAGCCGGTCATTCAGTGCGTGACGGCCTGGATTCGCAGTATCACATGCAGGCGGAAGCACCTCCCGCGGTGGGGGACGAGGGCTTTTGCAGGAGATTCGACCTGCCGCATGAGTGA
- the cysK gene encoding cysteine synthase A, producing the protein MPLFKDNSESIGRTPLIRINRLTEGLDVTILAKIEGRNPAYSVKCRIGAAMIWEAEASGKLKPGMHVVEPTSGNTGIALAFVCAARGYQLTLTMPETMSIERRAMLRSFGANLLLTPGADGMKGAIAKAEELATQPGWYMPQQFKNPANPEIHFKTTGPEIYDDTNGKIDYFVAGVGTGGTISGVSRFLKQQKQLPVQSIAVEPLASPVLSGGSPGRHKIQGIGAGFVPDNFDRSVVDEVIQVTDDEAIETAKLLMKREGISCGISCGAAMAAALKVARRPEAAGKTIVTILPDSGERYLSTPLFDKDLPG; encoded by the coding sequence ATGCCGTTGTTTAAAGACAACTCAGAATCCATCGGTCGTACTCCGCTGATCCGGATCAACCGATTGACGGAAGGACTCGACGTCACGATTCTCGCCAAGATCGAGGGACGGAACCCCGCCTACAGCGTCAAGTGCCGGATCGGTGCTGCGATGATCTGGGAGGCCGAAGCAAGCGGCAAATTGAAGCCGGGCATGCATGTGGTCGAACCGACCAGCGGCAATACGGGAATCGCACTCGCCTTTGTCTGTGCCGCTCGGGGATATCAGCTCACGTTGACGATGCCGGAAACCATGTCGATCGAACGGCGGGCCATGCTGCGCAGCTTCGGGGCGAATCTGCTTTTGACCCCCGGTGCCGACGGTATGAAGGGGGCCATCGCCAAGGCCGAGGAACTGGCGACCCAGCCGGGCTGGTATATGCCGCAGCAATTTAAGAATCCCGCCAATCCCGAGATCCATTTCAAAACCACGGGGCCGGAGATCTACGACGACACTAATGGGAAGATCGACTACTTTGTCGCCGGTGTCGGCACGGGGGGAACGATCAGTGGTGTATCCCGCTTTCTGAAGCAACAGAAGCAACTGCCGGTTCAATCAATCGCTGTGGAGCCACTTGCCAGTCCTGTCCTCTCGGGGGGCTCGCCCGGTCGACACAAGATTCAGGGGATCGGCGCAGGATTCGTCCCCGACAACTTCGACCGCAGTGTCGTTGACGAGGTGATCCAGGTCACCGATGACGAAGCGATTGAAACCGCCAAGTTGCTGATGAAACGGGAAGGAATCTCGTGCGGCATCAGTTGCGGAGCCGCTATGGCCGCCGCATTGAAGGTCGCAAGACGGCCCGAAGCGGCAGGGAAAACAATCGTGACGATCCTGCCCGACAGCGGTGAACGCTACCTCTCAACTCCGCTCTTCGACAAAGACCTGCCGGGCTAA
- a CDS encoding family 2B encapsulin nanocompartment shell protein → MSDNLLQRSVTTAVARNLTTTTKTSPKMMSITPRWLLRLLPWVQVNGGTYRVNRTKVELSKAERIDVDFVDGAATFSPDDLRKVPFFSHLPGDITNRMAGRFKTEVVSLGNELVVEGKDGNKFFIIAEGQVEVLSKGAHGSNLRIALLTEGEFFGDADLVSEKQSDVTIRTLTPCVLVTFSRKDLDAVLNELPSVKAEFQKAIDKHLVLRSATNRYGERNIDLVSGFAENVEIPETFVDYSATPREYSLAAIQTIVRVHTRVSDLYNGPYDQLEEQMRLTIEGIKERQEWDLINSKKFGLLHSVDPAMRISTRYGAPTPDDLDELLAQVWKKPAFFLAHPRAIAAFERECTWRGVPPATMMLFGTPVITWRGVPLVPCDKLEIGKSRRYQTDQRFGTTSILLLRVGEADQGVVGLHQTGIPGEIMPGLSARLMATDSMGVASYLLSLYSSCAVLTDDAVGVLENVEVAYYHDYDHRSPSGFEHGLGI, encoded by the coding sequence GTGTCCGACAATCTTCTGCAGCGTAGCGTCACGACAGCTGTTGCCAGAAATCTGACAACCACGACCAAGACATCACCCAAGATGATGTCGATCACACCCCGGTGGCTGCTGAGGCTGCTTCCCTGGGTGCAGGTGAACGGCGGGACCTACCGCGTAAACCGGACAAAGGTCGAACTTTCGAAGGCCGAACGAATCGACGTCGATTTTGTCGATGGCGCCGCAACATTCTCTCCTGACGACCTGCGCAAGGTCCCGTTCTTTTCGCATCTGCCCGGCGATATCACGAACCGCATGGCGGGCCGCTTCAAAACGGAAGTCGTGTCGCTCGGTAATGAACTGGTCGTCGAAGGGAAGGACGGAAACAAGTTCTTCATCATCGCTGAAGGGCAGGTCGAGGTCCTCAGCAAAGGAGCACACGGCAGTAATCTGCGGATCGCCCTGCTGACAGAAGGCGAGTTCTTCGGTGACGCCGATCTCGTCTCTGAAAAACAGTCCGACGTCACGATTCGAACACTCACCCCCTGCGTTCTCGTCACGTTCTCACGCAAGGATCTGGATGCCGTTCTGAACGAGTTGCCGAGCGTCAAAGCGGAATTCCAGAAAGCGATCGATAAGCATCTCGTCCTTCGTTCCGCGACGAATCGCTACGGCGAACGAAACATTGATCTCGTTTCCGGATTCGCAGAGAACGTCGAAATTCCAGAGACGTTCGTCGATTATTCGGCCACCCCGCGTGAGTATTCGCTGGCGGCCATCCAGACGATTGTCCGTGTCCACACCCGCGTTTCTGACTTGTACAATGGTCCCTATGACCAGCTGGAAGAGCAGATGCGGCTGACGATCGAAGGGATTAAAGAACGTCAGGAATGGGACCTCATCAACAGCAAGAAATTTGGCCTGTTGCACTCGGTCGATCCTGCCATGCGCATCAGTACCCGGTACGGGGCTCCTACGCCAGACGACCTGGACGAGCTGCTGGCACAGGTCTGGAAGAAGCCAGCATTCTTCCTGGCACATCCGCGCGCGATTGCGGCCTTCGAACGGGAATGCACGTGGCGAGGTGTTCCACCCGCAACCATGATGCTGTTTGGAACTCCCGTCATCACGTGGCGCGGCGTCCCTCTGGTTCCCTGCGACAAGCTCGAGATTGGCAAGAGCCGACGCTATCAGACCGATCAACGGTTCGGCACCACCAGTATTCTCCTCCTGCGAGTGGGTGAAGCCGATCAGGGGGTCGTCGGACTGCATCAGACCGGAATTCCGGGCGAGATCATGCCGGGCCTCTCTGCCCGGTTAATGGCCACCGACAGCATGGGAGTCGCGTCCTATCTGCTTTCGCTTTACTCCTCCTGTGCCGTCCTGACCGACGACGCCGTCGGCGTCCTCGAAAACGTCGAAGTCGCCTACTACCACGATTATGACCACCGCAGCCCGTCCGGCTTCGAGCACGGCCTGGGGATCTAA
- a CDS encoding family 2B encapsulin nanocompartment shell protein, which yields MSDNLLQRSVTTSVARNLATTTKTSPKMMSITPRWMLSLLPWVQVNGGTFRVNRTKVELSKAERIGVELNGDIASFPPEALRSVPLFSRLPDAIIARMSSRFKTETVSLGNKLLVEGEDRSKFFIIAQGQVEVLSKGVHGSNLRIALLNEGEFFGETDLVSEKRSDVTVRTITPCVLLTFSRKDLDAVLQELPNLNEDFRKAIKEHLELRSTVNRYGERNIDLVSGFAENMEIPETFVDYSANPREYSLSAVQTIVRVHTRVSDLYNGPFDQLAEQMRLTIEGIKERQEWELINSTKFGLIHSVDPAMRISTRYGAPTPDDLDELLALVWKKPAFFLAHPKAIAAFERECTWRGVPPVTTQLFGTPVITWRGVPLVPCDKLEMKSRYQSNQWFGTTSILLLRVGEADQGVVGLHQAGIPGEIMPSLSARLMGTDSLGVASYLLTLYFSLAVLTDDAVGVLENVEVGYYHDYDNRKPKLK from the coding sequence ATGTCGGATAACCTACTGCAGCGCAGCGTGACCACGTCGGTTGCCCGGAACCTGGCAACGACCACGAAGACATCACCCAAGATGATGTCGATCACGCCCCGCTGGATGCTCAGTCTTCTTCCGTGGGTGCAGGTCAACGGCGGTACCTTCCGCGTGAACCGAACCAAGGTCGAGCTTTCCAAGGCCGAACGGATCGGTGTCGAACTGAATGGCGACATCGCCTCCTTTCCTCCAGAAGCACTTCGTAGCGTGCCGCTGTTTTCCCGGCTGCCTGATGCGATCATCGCCCGGATGTCGAGTCGATTCAAAACCGAAACCGTCTCACTGGGAAACAAGCTGCTGGTCGAAGGGGAAGATCGCAGCAAGTTCTTCATCATCGCTCAGGGTCAGGTCGAAGTTCTCAGCAAAGGTGTCCACGGCAGCAATCTGCGAATCGCACTGCTGAACGAAGGGGAATTCTTCGGCGAGACCGATCTGGTCTCGGAAAAGCGGTCCGATGTGACCGTGCGGACGATTACTCCCTGCGTGTTGCTGACGTTCTCGCGCAAGGATCTGGACGCAGTTCTGCAGGAACTTCCCAATCTGAATGAAGACTTTCGTAAAGCGATCAAGGAACACCTGGAACTTCGTTCCACCGTCAATCGGTATGGCGAACGAAACATCGATCTGGTGTCCGGGTTTGCCGAAAACATGGAAATCCCCGAGACCTTTGTCGACTATTCGGCCAATCCGCGCGAGTACTCACTCTCGGCCGTGCAGACCATCGTCCGCGTTCATACCCGCGTCTCCGATCTCTACAACGGGCCGTTTGATCAACTTGCCGAACAGATGCGGCTAACGATCGAAGGGATTAAAGAACGTCAGGAATGGGAACTGATCAACAGCACCAAGTTCGGCCTGATCCACTCGGTTGATCCCGCCATGCGAATCAGCACTCGCTACGGTGCACCGACTCCCGACGATCTGGACGAACTGCTGGCGCTCGTCTGGAAAAAGCCCGCCTTCTTCCTGGCTCACCCGAAAGCGATCGCGGCATTTGAACGGGAATGTACCTGGCGAGGTGTCCCACCTGTCACAACGCAGTTGTTCGGGACCCCGGTGATTACCTGGCGCGGCGTCCCTCTGGTTCCCTGCGACAAGCTGGAAATGAAGAGTCGCTATCAGTCAAACCAGTGGTTCGGCACGACCAGTATCCTGCTGTTGCGGGTCGGTGAAGCGGATCAGGGTGTGGTGGGTCTGCACCAGGCGGGAATTCCCGGAGAAATCATGCCGAGCCTTTCGGCGCGTCTGATGGGGACCGACAGCCTCGGCGTCGCCTCGTACCTGCTGACTCTATACTTCTCTCTGGCGGTCCTGACCGACGATGCCGTCGGTGTGCTCGAGAACGTCGAAGTGGGTTACTACCACGATTACGACAATCGCAAACCCAAATTGAAGTAA